The Pseudomonas sp. GD03919 region TTTCACCGGCGTAACGCATGCCGGCCATCAGCACTTTCCTGGCGGCGAAGTTGATGATCACGCAGCCATCGGAGTTGGTGCCGTCACGCTCGGGCACGCACTCGAAATTGGCGACGTTGAGGATCTGCCACTCGGCCTTGGCGGACGGGTTGTAGACGCTCGGGTTGATGAACAGCTGACGGCCGAACAGGTTCTGCCAGGCAGTCGCGGTGGTCATCTTCACCGGCAGATAGTGCTCTTCGGCGGAGCCGACGTGCACATGGGAAACGAAGTGTTCCTGGGCGTTATTGAAGGCGACCACGCGATCCCACAGGGCATCGAACTTGTCAGCCGGGAACGGACGGTTGATGTTGCCCCAGGCGATCTGCGCCTCGGTGCTCGGCTCCTGAACGATGAAGCGGTCTGCCGGCGAGCGGCCAGTGCGATGACCGGTACGAACGACCAGCGCACCGTTGGCGGCCAGTTCTCCTTCACCACGGCGAATGGCTTCTTCGACCAGTTGCGCGGCGCTGATGTCGGTGTACACGGCGTTGTTGGCTTGCGTCATGAGGGTCCCCGTCGGCCGCTGGCCGAGTCTTCCGAACGTTGTGTAGTGCAGGGGCAACCACACTACACGGTAAAAAAGTCGCGGGAGTATGCCAGAAAAGCAAAGTGCTTGGCAGCCTCCGATCTGATAGAGAACGGCTATCGCCCGGAAAATTTCCTCAATGCCGCGTCTGCGAAGGCGCCTCGCTGCCGGCACCGGCGAACAGCTGAGTGATGTCGGCGGCATCGAAGGCATAGCGCTCGTTGCAGAACTGGCAGTCGATTTCCACGCTGCCACCCTGCTCGGCCAGCAACTGTTCGGCATCGGCCTGACCGAGGCTGGCCAGGGCACCGGCCGAGCGCTCGCGCGAGCAACTGCAGCGGAACTGCAGCGGCTGCTCGTCGAACAGGCGCACGTTTTCTTCATGGTAGAGGCGATGCAGCAGAGTCGGGTTATCCAGCCCCAACAGCTCTTCAGCCGTCAGGGTGTCGGCCAGGGTCAACACATGGTTCCAGCTCTCGGCGCGCTCCTGCGGCTCGGTCTGGTGGTGCGGCGGCAGTTGCTGCAGCAGCAGACCGCGGGCACGCTGGCCGTCGGCCTTGAGCCAGAAGCGCGTCGGCAACTGCTCGGAGCTGGCGAAGTAGTTGCTCAGGCACTCGGCCAGGTCGGCACCATCCAGGTCGACGATGCCCTGGTAACGCTGGCCACGGGCCGGGTCGATGGTGATGGCCAGCACGCCATTGGGCATCAGGCTCTGCAGGTCGGCGTCAACGTCGGCGCCGATGTGCTCGGCGTCATAGCGGGCGATGCCGCGCAGTTCACGCGCGCTGGAGCATTCCACCATCAGCAGCGACAGCGGGCCTTCGGCGCGCGCCTGCAGCACCAGCAGGCCATCGAACTTCAGCGTGCCGACCAGCAGCGCTGCAGCGGCCATCATCTCGCCAAGCAGTTGCGCCACCGCCTGCGGGTAGGCGTGCTTGGCCAGCACATGGGCATAGCTCTCTCGCAGCGCGACCATCTCACCGCGCACATCGGTGTCGTCGAACAGGAAACGTTGACTGAAGTCGTTCATAGCGGTCTGCCCAGGGTCTGCAAAAAGGCTGGCGATTTTAGGCACAAACGCCAGCACAACCAAGGCCCGACCGTCATGTGCCAGCGCTGACATACCAGACATCCGCCGCTGAACCCCGCCTGAACGAGCGGGCAACTGAGCTTGTAGCGCTGGCCACGCTGCCTATCATCCGCGCGCTTGGAGCCAGGCCTGTCATTCATCAGCAAAAGGTTTTCCCATGTCGAGCCCTTCGATCAATCATGTCTGGCAGCCACGCGCCATGCTGGCCTGCCATGTCGTGGCCTTCGTGCTGCTTGCCAGTTGGCTGTGGCAACCCAGCCGCGAGTTGTGGGACGCCTTCGATCTGTGGCTGTTCAGGCTGCTCAACGATCCGGTTCATGCTGGCGGTGTGTGGGCGCATATCTGGGCCATCGGCAGCATGCGCCCGGTGGACGCCGGCGTCGGCGTGGTGATGCTGGCGGTGATGCTCAAGGCCGACCTGATCTTCACCGGGCCGCAAGTGCGCCGCGCGCTGTTCGCCTTTCTGGTCGCCCTGGTGGTGATGCTGCTGATGCGCGTGCTGTTCGCCGACCTGGTCGAATACATGGGCTGGCAGCACGCCAGTCCGTCACTGGTGGTAGAAGGCAGCGCGCGCCTGACCGAGCTGTTCCCGACCTGGGAAGAGCGCTGGGACCTGAAGGACAGCGCCCGCCGCAGCTTCCCTGGCGATCATGCCTCGGTGCTGCTGATCTGGGCCTACTTCATGAGTTTCTTCGCCCGCAGCTGGCGCCTGCTGCTGGTCTGGGCGATTGCCGTGACCGGCATGCTGCCGCGCCTGGTGGCCGGCGCCCACTGGGGCGCGGACGCTTTGGTCGGCGGCGTGTTCCTCAGTCTGCTGGCGCTGGCCTGGAGCTGCTACACCCCGCTGGGTTACCGCGCCAGCGAATGGCTGGAGAAGGTCAGCCTGCCGCTCACCTCGCGCCTGGCCAAACTGCCGCTGCTGGGCCGCCTGAGCATCGTCAGCGGGCGCTGAAGCGAGTAGCCCGGATGCAATCCGGGGAGGGTCGAGGTGATTCCCCCGGATTTCATCCGGGCTACACACAACCCGAATCGCGCCTAATTCTCATCCGCCCAGGGGTGGCGCAGGCCTCCTTCCTGCTGCTCGTTGAACTGTTGGATCTGCCGACGCTGCTTCTTGCTCGGCCGGCCATCGGTCTGCATCCCCACCGCGCCAGCCTTGCGCATCGCCGCGGCCTGCTCGCGACGGGCGATGCTCTCTTGCGTCTCGCGGTACAGCAATTGCGCTTCCGGCGCGCCACGGCGCACCGCAGAGAGCGCCAGCACGACCACGGTGCGCTCATCGAAACCGGTGCGCAGTACGTACTCGTCGCCAATCCTGGGCTCCTTGCCTGGCTTGCAACGGTCACCCCGATGATGCACCTTGCCACCTTCTATGGCCGCCTTGGCCAGGGCGCGGGTCTTGTAGAAACGCGCGGCCCAGAGCCATTTGTCCAGGCGCACCTTGTCGTCGTCTTTTTCGCTCATCTCGCTCTCTGATGGATTTCGCATCCGGCACGCAGGCCAGATGCAGTTGTCACAAGGCACAACTAGAATGCGCGCAATCATAGGCCGTGTAGGCCGCAGGGGGCACTCTCACCTTGAAGACTTTTGACCCACTCAGCGTGATCGGCCTGCGTGAATGGATCAATCTACCCGAACTCGGCATCATCGGCCTGCGCGCCAAGATCGACACCGGCGCCAGCACCTCGAGCCTGCACGCCAGCGATATTCAGCCGTTCCAGCGTGACGGCGAGGACTGGGTACGCTTCACCGCCTACCTCGGCACTCAGGTGCAGCGCCGTCATCGCTGCGAGGCGCCGCTGGTTTCGGTCAAACGCATCAAAAGCTCCAATGGCCAGACGCAGAGTCGCTACGTGATTCGTACCGACCTGGCGCTCGGTGATCGTCTATGGCCGGTGGAATTTACTCTGGCCTGTCGCAAGACCATGCGCTATCGCGTGTTGCTCGGTTCCAAGGCACTGATAACCGGCTGCTGGCTGGTCAACCCGGCGCTGAGCTACGTGCAGGAAAAACCCGCCCTCCCCCCATCCCTTCCAGGTGCCCCATGAAGATCGCCGTGCTGTCGCGCAACCCGCGCCTGTATTCCACCCGCCGTCTGGTGGAGGCCGGCCAGCAACGGGGCCATGAGATGCAGGTGATCGACACCCTGCGTGCCTACATGAACATCGCCAGCCACAAGCCGCAGATCCACTACCGTGGCCAGGCGCTGGAAGGTTTCGAGGCGGTCATCCCGCGCATCGGCGCGTCGGTGACCTTCTATGGCTGTGCGGTATTGCGCCAGTTCGAGATGATGGGCGTCTATCCGCTCAACGAATCGGTGGCCATCAGCCGCTCGCGCGACAAGCTGCGCGCCCTGCAACTGCTGTCGCGCAAAGGCATCGGCCTGCCGGTGACCGGCTTCGCCCACTCGCCGGACGACATTCCCGATCTGATCCAGATGGTCGGCGGCGCACCGCTGGTGATCAAGGTGCTGGAAGGCACCCAGGGCATGGGCGTGGTGCTGGCCGAAACGCACAAGGCGGCCGAGTCGGTGATCGAGGCCTTCCTCGGCCTCAAGCAGGACATCATGGTGCAGGAATACATTCAGGAAGCCGGCGGCGCCGACATCCGCTGCTTCGTGGTCGGCGACAAGGTGATCGCAGCCATGAAGCGCCAGGCCAAGGCCGGCGAGTTCCGCTCCAACCTGCACCGTGGCGGCAGCGCCAGCCTGATCAAGATAACCCCGGAAGAACGCATGACCGCCGTGCGCGCGGCCAAGGTCATGGGCCTGAACGTCGCCGGGGTCGACATCCTGCGCTCCAACCACGGCCCGCTGGTGATGGAGGTGAACTCCTCGCCCGGCCTGGAGGGCATCGAGACCACCACCGGCAAGGACGTCGCCGGGATGATCATCGAACACCTGGAAAAGAACGCCGAGCACGGCCAGACCCGCACCAAGGGGCGCGGATGAGTGCGCCGTTCGACGGTAGTCTGGCGCTGATCGCTCCCGCCTCGGCTATCGCCGAGGAGGTGCCGGAAATGACCCTGGCGCAACTCGACGTCTTGGGCATCTGCTATCACCTGGGCCGACACGTACGCGCCCGTCTGTTCGGCGACAGCCTGATCTGGTAATCCGCCGCCCCGCTCTCAAACCGCATCGCGCGGCAACAACAACCCCAGTGGCAAACGCACCCGCGCCTCCAGGCCACCGCCACTGCGATTGCGCAACTCGACGCTGCCGCCATGCAGCGCCGCGATACGCTTGACGATGGCCAAACCGAGGCCGGTGCCGCGCCCGCCACGCGCCCTGTCGCCGCGAATGAAGGGGTTGAAGATGCTGTCGAGCTCGGCCGGATCGATACCATTGCCGCGGTCCAGCACGCTCAACACCACATAGGGCGCG contains the following coding sequences:
- the hslO gene encoding Hsp33 family molecular chaperone HslO yields the protein MNDFSQRFLFDDTDVRGEMVALRESYAHVLAKHAYPQAVAQLLGEMMAAAALLVGTLKFDGLLVLQARAEGPLSLLMVECSSARELRGIARYDAEHIGADVDADLQSLMPNGVLAITIDPARGQRYQGIVDLDGADLAECLSNYFASSEQLPTRFWLKADGQRARGLLLQQLPPHHQTEPQERAESWNHVLTLADTLTAEELLGLDNPTLLHRLYHEENVRLFDEQPLQFRCSCSRERSAGALASLGQADAEQLLAEQGGSVEIDCQFCNERYAFDAADITQLFAGAGSEAPSQTRH
- a CDS encoding phosphatase PAP2 family protein, with the translated sequence MSSPSINHVWQPRAMLACHVVAFVLLASWLWQPSRELWDAFDLWLFRLLNDPVHAGGVWAHIWAIGSMRPVDAGVGVVMLAVMLKADLIFTGPQVRRALFAFLVALVVMLLMRVLFADLVEYMGWQHASPSLVVEGSARLTELFPTWEERWDLKDSARRSFPGDHASVLLIWAYFMSFFARSWRLLLVWAIAVTGMLPRLVAGAHWGADALVGGVFLSLLALAWSCYTPLGYRASEWLEKVSLPLTSRLAKLPLLGRLSIVSGR
- a CDS encoding RNA-binding S4 domain-containing protein, whose translation is MSEKDDDKVRLDKWLWAARFYKTRALAKAAIEGGKVHHRGDRCKPGKEPRIGDEYVLRTGFDERTVVVLALSAVRRGAPEAQLLYRETQESIARREQAAAMRKAGAVGMQTDGRPSKKQRRQIQQFNEQQEGGLRHPWADEN
- a CDS encoding ATP-dependent zinc protease, coding for MIGLRAKIDTGASTSSLHASDIQPFQRDGEDWVRFTAYLGTQVQRRHRCEAPLVSVKRIKSSNGQTQSRYVIRTDLALGDRLWPVEFTLACRKTMRYRVLLGSKALITGCWLVNPALSYVQEKPALPPSLPGAP
- the rimK gene encoding 30S ribosomal protein S6--L-glutamate ligase, which encodes MKIAVLSRNPRLYSTRRLVEAGQQRGHEMQVIDTLRAYMNIASHKPQIHYRGQALEGFEAVIPRIGASVTFYGCAVLRQFEMMGVYPLNESVAISRSRDKLRALQLLSRKGIGLPVTGFAHSPDDIPDLIQMVGGAPLVIKVLEGTQGMGVVLAETHKAAESVIEAFLGLKQDIMVQEYIQEAGGADIRCFVVGDKVIAAMKRQAKAGEFRSNLHRGGSASLIKITPEERMTAVRAAKVMGLNVAGVDILRSNHGPLVMEVNSSPGLEGIETTTGKDVAGMIIEHLEKNAEHGQTRTKGRG